From Penaeus vannamei isolate JL-2024 chromosome 12, ASM4276789v1, whole genome shotgun sequence, the proteins below share one genomic window:
- the LOC138863657 gene encoding uncharacterized protein — protein MTGKLSPKRLKDEDLSQGALLEGDGEEDHLKTGRKKSTRNTRVLELWQCDPLLNDLLDSGDGDDEEEHDNESNGDGDDDDGDDDGDDDDEEEDGDGDDDGDGDNEEEHGNESNDDGDDDDDDDGDNEDEHG, from the exons ATGACTGGAAAGTTGTCACCAAAGAGGCTTAA GGACGAAGATCTCTCACAGGGTGCTCTCTTGGAAGGAGACGGCGAAGAGGACCACCTtaagacagggaggaagaagagcacaAGAAACACCAGAGTCCTTGAGCTTTGGCAGTGTGACCCTCTTCTTAATGATCTGCTTGAcagtggcgatggtgatgacgaagaggaacatgataatgagagtaatggtgatggtgatgatgatgatggtgatgatgatggtgatgatgatgatgaggaggaggatggtgatggtgatgatgatggcgatggtgataacgAAGAGGAACAtggtaatgagagtaatgatgatggtgatgatgatgatgatgatgatggtgataacgaagatgaacatg GCTAG